DNA from Brachionichthys hirsutus isolate HB-005 unplaced genomic scaffold, CSIRO-AGI_Bhir_v1 contig_1056, whole genome shotgun sequence:
aatgtattttcagacACACCAAGTTGCGAAAGTCAATGTCTTGTATATATTACATGTTGGGTTTAAATATTGAAGCAAGTCGTTTTTCTATTTCACCTTGTTTCCGCTCTTTTTTGTCAACCAGAAGTTGATTCAACCGCTCCTTTAACTTGttaaattctctctctttccttttcatctcatGATTATACTGGCTGGCCCGGCTTGAAATTATGTTCTGAAGCTTTTGCACCTGCCAAAGAGAAATACAGAGTTTATTGCTtatccatcaaaaaaaaaaagaaaaaaaaagaaatctgcctGTGGATTCAATTAACATCGTCAGGTGCAGTAATAAATGAGAATATAcctcttctttttcatttttaaggcTGGTTTGAAGACACCTcactttcagctgcagctgtctctctctctcaaggaGTCCTGTGTTTGCTCTTTTGTTCTGTTCAACCTGCTCCTATGTCAGAACAGCGTTGTCAAAATAtgtacatttaatattagagttATCATTTTCAGTATTGACAAGCAACTCTCACTGCTTTCAAGATTCACTCCATGTTTGACTTTTAATCTTGAATTTTCACATCACAATGAACAGATTGCTGCATTTAAATGGTATTGTACTTTTAGCCGGTTGATGGTGAGCTGCAGGAAGTCTGCATTGCTGCTGGTCTTCATCTGCTCCACTTCCATATTTTCCAGGCTGCGGAGGCCCCTGTGGTGCAGCTGAATCAGGTCATAAATGCAATTTAAGACAGCGACTACATTCATCTCTGACCTGCTGCCAGACTGTGTGCAAATTGGTGGGAAGCCAAGAGTTGACACCTCCTGTgagaagggagaggaggggaaaaaaatagattGGCCAGCGTACAACTCACAACTTACAACGCTGGAGTCATATTGTGCATGTAAGCATGAGCAATCTGTACAAAATCCTACACCGAAACCTTGTGTTGGGTTACCAACCTGACCGATGTGTGATAAGCATTCTTGCACATTGTGCTCTGTGCAGAAGGCGTGAAGCATGTAGGATTTTCTGTGGAATGTTCCACATTCACCAGAGCTGCTGCAAATGTCCTTGACtttgggagaaagaaaaaaagatctgGCAAACATCGTTATACACACTAGTTCTACTGGAAGTGAGGTTACATTTGGAACACAAAGGGATCAGAGCGCCAGTCTGCCATTTGTGCTATTTTCACCTGTTACTAAAACGGTCTGGTACAGAGCTCAAAACAGAAATCCAAATAAAATAGTAATCTATTGTACACACAATCGCTGAGGGGACTGCAGTACTTCTGTTCTTCTAACGAGAAGAGACGTTATCAGAGAATGAGAATTCAGACATTATCAGAATCTGAACTCACCTAAGTGGGACTCTGGCATTGTTGCGATGCAGCTTCTGGGCTGTGTCTGGATCAACAACGACATGTGCAGGATACAGAAAGCTGACCACAAAATCCTCTTACACACTCTGCTCCTGAAATAGAGGTAGGATTAGCAGCAGATATTAAATGTAGTCTGGATTACACTGTAATGGAAATTATCATTACAGTGATGAGAGATGGAAGATGCCGCAAGTGTGGGTGTGAGGACAGCAGGTTCACAGTGACTTATTCATCAGCCATGGGCCACGAGCTAAACGGTGATCAAACACAGGACATTACAGTCCTgtaataaaatacatgtttattAAAGAGTCTTTTATTATCCttattataaatgttaaattgatCTAGAAGTTGTTGGTGCCAAGCCAGCACTTATCTCAATGCTTTTATCCCCATCTGAAAATACTAAGTTAGACAGTGTGATGATTTATCTCTAGAATCTACTATGGGATGACAATTTGTCTCAGACTACAGGAACAATGCCAGTGTGTTAAACAAATACAATACATGTAAACAACTATATACAGCTATAACTGGAAAGCAGACACATCTTTCTGGGACAGCAGCTATATGGGCATGAGTGGATGATGTTTCTAAAGAACTAAATGTTAGTTTTATAACACCATGAACATGGAAAAGCTCCACTCAGGAGACCTTTGGCTTCAATGATACTTAATCTGCCTGATAAGACAGATGGCAAGCACACTGCCACAGGGTATAACAAGCCTAGACCATGCTTAGCCTGACTACTCCACAAGTCTCAACCTTTCTAACCAATCTAATTCTTCTAATAGTCTCTTAAAGGAAAACCATTTCTACATAAACATTTAGAGAactgattttaatgtttgtcATCCCTCTGAGGCATGATTAGATTGCAATAACgctgaaatgttattatttttccatGAGAGCCTAATCTGCCTTAATTCAGCGTCTAGTCAGTCCTATTTGAAACTAATATGCTCTAATACAATGGCCTtatcataaataaaacactatAATGTTcagttcctttttcttttcttatttttgtcaCCATCATTGATGTGACGGGCAAAAAAAGTAATACATCGCTTAGCACCTTTTGAGTATAATTCATTTCAAGAGAAACATTTACTAAGGCAGCTATGCCTACATATTTCTGAAGACAAATCAAGATCTTTAAAAACAgttaaaacaaagacagaacacCGATATAGATTTGTAAATAACTCATGTTCTACGCAATCTGGTTGAAGTCTTTTGGATGTAAAAGGAATTTATAACATCATAGAATTTAACTTCATACTTTACTCAAGATAGCCTTTCAAAAACCATCACTGCTGATAAAAACATTGACGTAATCTGGTTGGATTAGGATATTAATGCTGATTTGGTAACCATCTTCTAATTATCTTTTACCTTGGCTTACTCTGAACACGTATTGCATGTAAATTAAACTAGAAACAAGTTTAGTATACCGTAAAGACCAAATTGTCCTATTAAGGTGTTATTTGTTAAATACCGGTACACAGGAGTCACTGTTAAACTAGTGTCCGGTTCACTCAaaaccaatgttccctctaatatTGTTCATGCGTCTAGGTTGAATTTTTTTGTTGTgtgcaacgtagattttcgctgcacgaagaccgtatcagctgtgcgtaattacgcacgagcgcaccttagagggaacgttgctcaAGACTAACACTGAAGCAGAACAGTGTTTATATTGTTTCAAGTTATGAGGAAAAGGTTTTCAGTACTTACTTTTATTGCGTCTTTCTTAAACGCCCCTTCCTTTCGTGATACAGCAGTGCCCTACGCGCTCCAAATGAcagtacacacgcacacacacgcacctacacggCAACCAAGCAGCGCTCTAATTGGTCGATCGTTGTCAGGCAACCAAGCACGGATCGATATGATTGGTTCTCTTCTGAAGATCAATTTCTCATACTCATGTGACGTCTCAGATtccttgtgtttatttgtcttttactTTACTTCTGGACAGCAGTTCTTATTGATGAGcgaactactactactactgtatttgTCGTGTTATATTCAGAATTAGTCTTGGGTATTGTCAAGATTCTTCTGCCAAAATAAAATCGAATCCAATCGACGCAGGCCAATGCAGTGAAGGACATGTAATGCATCTTTACTAAACTTTCTATACAATTTGAACACAGAAAAAGCCCAGTCATCAATACCTTACATCAATAAGTCTACATTATTACAGATCTCAAGTGTTAGTGCGTATCGGTCAGATTCCACAAGCGTAGCAGATTTAGAAAATTCAAGGCAAACTAAATAATTTAGAAATGATATGTACACTGAAGGGAAGAGTTTTGCTCCAAAGTAGACCCATACTTAGGAAAATATACTATTCATTCATCAGCAAAGATGATAATAATCTTCATGTCACCTGGAAACGAACAATGTTAAAAGTCATCAGCATTGATCATTCTGTGCTTTTCCTCTTACTACATGCAGTACAGCCAGAAGTCTAATGtcaacatgtttaaaatgaaggAATCAGATGCCATTTATGGAGGCCATTGTGGGAGACTGATttctttaaacaatttaaattatttaattgttaCATTAACATCTACCGGATTAATAGTTCAGTTTGACATTCAAATTCATGTACATACATTTTTTacaccaccaaggaggttatgttttcgtcTGCATTCATCGTATCTGCACATTTAACTTAGATACacttattttcacattttacagATCTAGTCACTAACTGGCACTGGAACACCGTTGGGTGCCGATGTTCTGAGCAATGGGTCTTTCAGATCATTTCTCTTTGCCTCAAGCCACCATGTTGTCATGTCTCCCTTACCCTGTCAGATAAAGAAGAAAACGGTGAATGAGAGAGAAGAGTCATATTGCAAAGCATGTGTTCCTTTGAGCTTTAAATAAAGCCATTATTCCTTGGGGAGCAGAAGGCAGCAACTGAGGCCACCTATCTCTGGGACCCTTCGCCATAATGAGATTGGCACCATCCAAAAATGATTTTAGATTGCAATGTGAATAGTCCAGTAGCTGtgcaatacaaatatatatttgaaaaagagaacaaagacaAGACACACCCTGGATCATTTCCCTTGGAAGGAGGTTTTGAATTACTTGTGATCTTTTCACATCTCAGCttcatacattttgtttttgttttcccattaaaaatgtaaaaagtggcACAGCAGCTTCCAAACGATTTTTATTCCTCACAGAAATCACTAATCTTGACTTTTCttcctttaaagtttaaaaaaataataattaaaggacAAAAGTTAATACCAAAAAATCCTAAATGTCTACTTCCCTAATGCCCCTACTACTGTTAGGGACATTACAAAAAATGCTGATCTTTGCGTCCAAATGGATCTTCTCCAAAAGTCAATGGGTTCTTCCCAAGACTATATCCCATCCTTCCCCCCAAGTATTATAGAATCTGGtcagtcatttcttttttttttttttgtaatcttaTTGACAACCCAACTGACTAACCAGataaccaacaaacaaaaagacaaatggacATGTTGGAAAGCTGTACATGCTTCACCTTGGTGCATCTTGAAAAATGGTGATAACTAGAATTCAGGAGCTTCAATGTCAATGACTGTTCAGAaagacatttacacacacacacacacaccacatcaaACAAATATAACATTACCTTCACATTAAGTTTTCCTCTGCATGTTAGAACGTAACCTCTGAGTGTGAGAAGCAAGTCAGCTGTGGCGCCACTCACCTGGATCTTCAGAGCTACAGGCATACGTTGATTTAAAGACAAAGGACATTATATTACATGTTACATGAGCAATGGCTGTCTGAAAGTCATTGAAGTGTTGTTATCGCTTGGTATAAATCATCATTATGGATAATATCAAAAGTACAGCACCTCATAGTTAGTGCATGTAAGCCAGGTAAAACATGCAAGTACAAGCTGGTATTAGATCGGTAAGGCCTGGCTCCAATTACTTAAGCAGCAGAAGCAGTGTGTTTTGTAACTATGTCATTCAcacaaaaattattattattattttttagaggGTGACTTAAAGGTACACCCGTGAAACATGCAAGGCAAcatgtgttactgtgtgttatgATCTGCACCACAGTCTACCCTGTGCTGAACTATTATTTCTCTTGCTTAATGCAGTGGGCTAGGTGCTCTGATAAACACGCACAGACAGTCCTGTTTGGGACCAAAGCAGCAGTAAGACCACAGGTCAAAGGTAAACACTGAAAAAACTTTACATGATTAGAGAGCACAAAAAATGGGGttacagaaaaatgaaaggtaaattaatttgatattttcttaGATCAGCTGTTCCACTCATCAATTAAATGAGTTGCTGTGGTCTAACCCTTCATTACCTTCACTAGTTGATTCCATCCGAGATGCTGTGTTGACAGTGTCCCCAAACAGACAGTAGCGAGGCATTTTGGTGCCGACCACACCAGCAACAACGGGTCCTGGCAGTTATAGTAGAGAAACATCTTACGTTATAGAATTAGTTTTAGTTGCAAGTGTGAATAAAGCAGTCAAATTGAATAGCATGTCAAAAAATATAAGAAAAGACACTGCCTGTTTTCTCGGAAGTGACCAATCACAAATTGATCTGCAGCCTGGGAAAATTCCAGATACTATAATtcagaacaataaataataaaggatCTTTGGAATTTTCATCACTGCAAGGGAATAAATTAAGGCATAGACATgcaacaaacatcaaaatgtaGCTAAGGCACTGAGGAATCAGAAATGTGTCATGTGAAAATCATCATGACCACAAAAATGGCTTACTACTGAACTAATAATGATGTGAATCCAATTTCTAAAGGCATATTTTCATTGTCAAGAAATCTAAGAATGTAGGCACAATTAATGCAGgactttatttttgtgtaaatcacaatatgggggcAAATGAGATTCTTGGCAGAGTGCATTTCTAGTGTGACAAATAATGCACAAATCTTTTACACTGGTTAgaatttgcatttattaatcCAACCACTTGCTCTGCTGTTTTGTGCTATGGTGATGCAGGGCCACCAGTATGCTTGCTTGTAATGTACAGTATAAACTAATCCTGCAAGAGGACGCTTCACAGAATGCTAGTATGTTCACAGTTGAATGTGCTGCTAGTTTTACTATATGAACTGGTAAGTCGTCAGATCTTacatatgttttattttcttttaacaattcTGAATGTGTATGTTGTGGATAATTGTAGATAACAATAGTAGATAATAGataatagtatttatttagtgttgcagtcttgtcctctttttttttaaagcatagATTATTATGTACACAAGAGTATTTACAAAACATGACTGAAATGCCAGATTATTTCAGAAGCGCTTGTTCCTATTGAGACACGATATATATACGATGAACGGTTGAGTAAGCTGATAATGTCCACAGTACCTGAGTGGATGCCAGCACGAATCTTCAGCTGTGTGTTAGGTTTGTGAGGGATCTTGAAAGTATGGCATACGCTGACCAGATCAAGAGCCATGCTGGCTATCTCTCCAGCATGATTGATGCCATTTTCTTGAGGGACCCCTGAGACGACCATGTCTGGAGGGTAAGGACATTATTCCATCAAAAGCAACAATGCAAGAACAAAAAGAGGGATGCGCTGAAATTCTATTTTATGAGTGTGAGAGCATTACTGCTTTGTCAGAACAGTTTTAAAATAAGTTTATTATCCTTACTCACAAGCATCACCTATTGTCTCCACTTTGTATACATCATAATTGTCAATAATGTCATCAAAGCTGGTGTAAAGCTGGTTGAGGAAGTCCACGACCTGGTAGGGAGTGCTGTCTCCAGACAACAGAGTAAAGCCAACAATGTCACTGTCAAAGAGGAGTAATATCGATTTAGTCATGTTTAGATCAGCAAATATGAAtcatattgttgttgtttttaaaagctCATTATATCTGAATTAGTAAATTAAATACATGGTCTCAAATAAAGCCATCCTTCAGACAACACACCTGAAGTAGACGGTGGCATTGGAAAAGCTCTGAGCCTCTGCTATCCGGCCTTGACGAAGGTCATCAGCTACTGGTTTGGGTAACATACCTAAACGATTTAATGTGGAAAGATGCATGCGTGAAACAGCTGCCTGCTCTCCTGTTGGTTCTCTTTTGAGCCATCTCtggtgtgtgtatgcgtgtgttcATTATAGTGACATGACTGTCACTGCTATTCATTGCCTATTTTTCCCATCTTTGCAATAATCagtacataatataaaatgCCCATTCTTGGTCAATGAGTGTGTGCTCCATTCATACCACTAGATGACAGTAATCACACATGCTTTAGTGCTTTACATATACATCTGTAAGTAGACTTTATTCGTAGTAATGATGATTAACCAACATTAACTAGCCTGGAGCAGCTCACGCATGCCCATTGCAGGTTATAAAATGTGATTGTTACTCTTCATCAAACTGTTACGTAATGAATTAGAACTCCAGTCCTGTTTGTACAAAACACGTCACTGTTACCAGTCCAACATCATGAATACAGCTTCATTAAAGCATTCATTAGAACGAATTACAGTCGTTACAGTGATTTCACAGCATTGCAAACGGTTGTCAGACTTACTGTACAACAGCCGATCTGTCCTCTGTTTCTCCTGAAGCAGATCCTGTGTTCTTTCTGCAACTATGGACTCCAGATGTTTGCTGTACTTCTCCATCTGCAGTTAAAGAAACCTTTATCTGAAGCTCAAAAATGATTCATATGGTACATTTCTGTATTGTCAAAAAAATTTGTAACCTTAGGTTTTGTTCTAAAGATGTCATATAATAATTCTTGCACTATTCATAGTAGCATTAATCCCTATTACGTGTCTGGAATATCAGTGTCGATCTACGGTATTTGATCATATTTCAGTGGGATATTACCAGGTTCATCATCATGTCTACTGGGCTGACTTTGTGTGGGTTCATTTTGTCAAGCGTCTTCTTCACCTGGTCAAAGGTGGGCCTCATGGTGATGTTAGGAGACCAACACTTCTTaatgagctgcaggagagaatAGAGAAAgtcctcatagcacagtaataCGGCGGTCATATATCTAACATTTCTAGTTTTTCTTCTATTGCTCCTGCAGCCGTCGCACATACAGACCTCACAGTAGTCTCCTTGACTGGGGCAGTCAGTATCAGACTTTCCTGCTTTGACTTCAGGGAGGCAGGGCCGCCACATGAGATCGATCCTCATTCCCTCGGCCTGGTCCTGTCAGAGAGGACTGCCAGTtacaaattgaaaataaatcaaggtCAAATTTTGTAATCATCATACTCACTGAAATGAGGTTAGAGCGAGTTGCAAGCTCGACCAGAATCATGGAATAGCTGACCGGAGAAGAGACATGATGTCATTTCCCATTTCACTTACTAAAAAATGAATGGTAGCACTTTTcatatgaatgaaaatatatGCGGGCTCAGCAGAATTCTAAATCTTTCATTAAACTTCATACCGCATAATAAGGCTACCGGTAACTGTTCCCACCTGTACACATCTGCTGATTGTGTCGTGTCGACGCTGTTTCCCAGCAGGACCTCTGGAGCACAGTATATACGATTTAAACAATTGAAGCCAGTCTCAAAATCCGCCTTCCTGTAGGCTGTGAGGCCATAATCTGAAGGCAAGCACAGAAAAGCATGGAGCAGAGAGATGCAAGATGTtgcatgtatgcatgcatgtatgcTACATGCCTGTTCAtatttgtgtgactgtttgGAAACTGAGCAGAACAGTGACAGGCTGCAGACTGAAGTTGTGTCTGAACATAATTGTTACCTGAGATTTTGCACACCCAGCGATCATCAATTACACAGTTTCTGGAGTGAAGTCTGCCATGAAACATCTTGTGCTGGTGGAGGTACGACATCCCACGGGCAATGTCGGTGGCAAAGGACAGTCTAGGACAAAAAACTCCCTTAGATATGATTCTAAGATTAAATAATCCATTTATAAATATGCTGCTCCAGACACCTGAAGCCCCAGTTTATGGGGATGTCGCCATTCAGAAGGACGTCAGACAGGCTTCCTTTGGGGCAGTACTCAGTAATGATGCTGACAGCAGGCACCTCAATGGAACCACCAATGAATTTGCATAGATTGGGATGGTCAAATTGTCTGAatggagaaaaacagaaaagagacaACAGGTTTTAGGTGTAAGTAAAATGCTTCATTCTTCCTCATCAGCAGTGCTTTTCTCACCTCACTTCTTTCACCTCCTTCCTGATGGCTTTAGTGAGagtgaaatgtttcttttgGATGTGTTTCACTGCCACCGTCCTCCCGTCACTGCAACGCAACACAGATCATCAAGACAGACTTCATCATCTAAACGCAAAACATGGAAGAACTTCtcacatatttttaaaatgcagaggAACTCGTCCCGATACCGCATTAGAGTTGAATGAATCTCATTATAATGCTGAATGGTTCTCACTAGGCGCCTGGTTGGATGAAGCCTTGTTTAAATGAGGTGTTGACTCC
Protein-coding regions in this window:
- the LOC137917051 gene encoding atrial natriuretic peptide receptor 2-like — translated: MVWLQYQKQRMFWDESWIINYNNIIFGLCNMGLCSTSSLQCGKSNSDISQTTDVTVCTGVNTSFKQGFIQPGAYDGRTVAVKHIQKKHFTLTKAIRKEVKEVRQFDHPNLCKFIGGSIEVPAVSIITEYCPKGSLSDVLLNGDIPINWGFRLSFATDIARGMSYLHQHKMFHGRLHSRNCVIDDRWVCKISDYGLTAYRKADFETGFNCLNRIYCAPEVLLGNSVDTTQSADVYSYSMILVELATRSNLISAEGMRIDLMWRPCLPEVKAGKSDTDCPSQGDYCELIKKCWSPNITMRPTFDQVKKTLDKMNPHKVSPVDMMMNLMEKYSKHLESIVAERTQDLLQEKQRTDRLLYSMLPKPVADDLRQGRIAEAQSFSNATVYFSDIVGFTLLSGDSTPYQVVDFLNQLYTSFDDIIDNYDVYKVETIGDAYMVVSGVPQENGINHAGEIASMALDLVSVCHTFKIPHKPNTQLKIRAGIHSGPVVAGVVGTKMPRYCLFGDTVNTASRMESTSEALKIQVSGATADLLLTLRGYVLTCRGKLNVKGKGDMTTWWLEAKRNDLKDPLLRTSAPNGVPVPVSD